The following proteins come from a genomic window of Sesamum indicum cultivar Zhongzhi No. 13 linkage group LG10, S_indicum_v1.0, whole genome shotgun sequence:
- the LOC105171816 gene encoding cytochrome P450 71A1-like, translating to MSIPLLISLSLIILVFLLVRRRRNSPAGRKLRRPPGPPGLPFLGNLLQYNPSDLHLRLTKLSEKYGPLMYMTFVGKPVVVISSARVAKEALKYNDLAFSSRPSTIASRKVAYNNSDISMSPYTEYWRELRKMVVLRLFTVKQVNSFRPAREEEVARMVKEISRRANAHQPVNINEIALSLSSRMISRFALGKRYDEENGPEKRRFDRILQLLQLVSVEIFFGDYSPWLGWIDRLCGKVSQLEKAFKDLDSLYEEMIAEHLSPNRPESMNGDILDMLIQMKEDRSSTVQIDWDHIKGVLMNMFVAGTDTTAATITWAMTALIKKPQVLNKVQQEIRSVVGKKGSVAEDDIQKLPYFKAVVKETLRLYAPAPLSLPRLTIKSSVIDGYDIEPNTIVYVNVWAISRDKDFWENPDEFLPERFLNSSVDFKGQDFGFLPFGSGRRVCPGMALGTAEVEVSLANILYCFHWELPPGMVEDDVDMDFLPGITTHKKNALYLMAKSYL from the exons ATGTCGATACCTCTCcttatctctctctcattaATCATCCTTGTTTTCCTACTAGTCCGACGACGCCGCAACAGCCCGGCTGGTCGAAAACTCCGGCGTCCTCCGGGGCCTCCTGGCCTTCCCTTCCTCGGGAACTTGCTCCAATACAACCCCTCCGATCTCCATCTCCGCCTGACAAAACTCTCAGAAAAGTACGGCCCGCTTATGTACATGACGTTCGTCGGAAAGCCCGTGGTTGTGATTTCATCGGCCCGAGTGGCCAAAGAGGCTTTGAAGTACAATGACCTTGCATTTTCGAGCAGGCCTTCTACCATTGCATCGCGCAAAGTGGCTTACAACAACAGTGACATCTCCATGTCACCGTACACAGAGTACTGGAGAGAACTGCGGAAAATGGTCGTTCTTCGCCTCTTTACGGTCAAACAAGTGAACTCTTTCCGCCCTGCTCGAGAAGAAGAAGTGGCCCGCATGGTGAAAGAGATTTCCAGACGGGCCAACGCGCATCAGCCCGTTAACATTAATGAAATAGCGTTGTCGTTGTCGAGCAGGATGATATCTAGGTTTGCACTGGGGAAGAGGTACGACGAGGAGAACGGGCCGGAAAAGAGGAGGTTCGACAGGATTCTGCAGCTGCTTCAGTTGGTGTCGGTGGAAATTTTCTTTGGTGATTATTCTCCATGGCTGGGCTGGATTGACAGACTGTGTGGTAAGGTTTCTCAGCTTGAGAAGGCGTTCAAGGATTTGGATTCATTGTATGAAGAGATGATCGCGGAGCATCTGAGCCCGAATAGGCCCGAGTCTATGAACGGAGACATTCTTGATATGCTAATTCAGATGAAAGAAGATCGGTCGTCGACGGTTCAAATTGATTGGGATCATATCAAGGGCGTACTCATG AACATGTTCGTAGCCGGAACAGACACAACTGCAGCTACAATAACATGGGCAATGACAGCTCTGATCAAGAAGCCTCAAGTACTGAACAAAGTGCAACAAGAAATCAGATCTGTGGTCGGAAAGAAAGGCAGCGTAGCCGAAGATGATATACAAAAACTTCCCTATTTTAAAGCGGTGGTGAAGGAGACTCTGAGACTGTACGCACCAGCTCCACTCTCACTGCCCAGACTGACAATCAAAAGCAGCGTCATAGATGGATACGACATTGAACCCAACACCATAGTTTACGTGAACGTTTGGGCGATTAGCCGAGACAAGGATTTTTGGGAGAACCCGGATGAGTTCTTGCCCGAAAGATTCTTGAACAGTAGCGTGGACTTTAAAGGCCAAGATTTCGGGTTTCTTCCATTCGGGTCGGGGCGAAGAGTGTGCCCTGGAATGGCCTTGGGGACTGCAGAAGTGGAGGTGTCGCTTGCTAATATTCTGTATTGCTTCCACTGGGAATTGCCGCCTGGAATGGTAGAAGATGACGTTGATATGGACTTTTTGCCTGGAATTACTACTCATAAGAAAAATGCACTCTATTTGATGGCCAAAAGCTATCTGTAA